A stretch of DNA from Gimesia chilikensis:
TGAACTCAAAACTGTAACAGCAAAAATGCACGGCACTACCCCTCGTGAGAAACTAGTCGAGGCTGTGAAGGGAGCTGGATTCGAAGCAAAGATAACTGAAAATCAGGAGGACACTAAGGGTATTACCGAAGAACGGCAGAGTCATTTAACCAATGAGAAACAGGGGTTAAAAATCAGCACTTATAAGCCCTTGCTTCTCGTTATCTTTTACGTCTGTGGTGCGGCAGTGATTTTGACAGCTGCACAAGAAGCGGGATGGGTTTGGGAAAACTTCATGCGTTTCTTTATGGGTTTCTTCTTTTTAGGTTTTGCCTTCTTTAAGCTGCTTGATGTAAGTAAGTTTGCCGACGCCTTCGCGACTTATGATATTGTGGCAAAACGGTCACGTCTCTACGCGTTGCTATACCCGTTTCTTGAATTTTCGCTTGGGATGGCA
This window harbors:
- a CDS encoding heavy-metal-associated domain-containing protein, translating into MTIVKQVDQLQEVTVSTNMKCNSCLEKLRPVLDQNSEIVEWEADLSNELKTVTAKMHGTTPREKLVEAVKGAGFEAKITENQEDTKGITEERQSHLTNEKQGLKISTYKPLLLVIFYVCGAAVILTAAQEAGWVWENFMRFFMGFFFLGFAFFKLLDVSKFADAFATYDIVAKRSRLYALLYPFLEFSLGMAFIMGWLPALVNTVTLVVMGVGLIGVIKAVRKRQVIQCACLGTVFNLPMSAVTIIENSTMILMALFMLFRDL